The Peribacillus sp. FSL P2-0133 genome has a segment encoding these proteins:
- a CDS encoding D-alanine--D-alanine ligase gives MKTKLGLLYGGKSAEHEVSMQTALAVIKALDLAKFDIYPIYITKEGSWINGPKLTGPAENVEALTFSPDKSSSPLALQAHSTDENSESTGYDVIFPLLHGPNGEDGTVQGMLELLNLPYVGNGVLASSAGMDKVIMKNIFAQAGLPQVKYTWFIRSEWEKNTESAIKKVADELGYPCFVKPANLGSSVGISKCNDADELEKAVAEAFQFDRKIIIEEGVVARELEFGILGNDEPSCSVAGEIIPKKDFTFYDYSAKYVDGNSAMVIPAEISESEYATLSEMAITAFKSLDCSGLVRADFFLTHEGQIYINEVNTMPGFTPFSMFPLLWKHTGVDYPALIEKLVKLALERHQEKQQIKYTV, from the coding sequence ATGAAAACTAAACTTGGTTTGCTTTATGGTGGAAAATCTGCGGAGCATGAGGTTTCTATGCAGACGGCTTTAGCGGTCATTAAAGCTCTCGATTTAGCAAAGTTTGATATATATCCGATTTACATAACAAAAGAGGGTTCATGGATTAATGGACCAAAGTTAACAGGACCTGCTGAGAATGTGGAGGCTTTGACATTTTCACCGGATAAATCGAGCTCGCCTCTTGCCTTGCAGGCACATTCAACTGATGAAAATAGTGAATCAACAGGGTATGACGTAATTTTCCCATTGCTTCACGGACCAAATGGAGAAGATGGGACCGTACAAGGGATGCTGGAACTATTGAACCTTCCTTATGTAGGAAATGGCGTTTTAGCTTCATCAGCAGGAATGGATAAGGTCATCATGAAAAACATTTTTGCCCAGGCGGGACTTCCGCAAGTGAAATACACTTGGTTCATTCGGTCCGAATGGGAGAAGAATACTGAAAGTGCCATTAAAAAGGTAGCGGATGAATTGGGGTACCCTTGTTTTGTCAAACCTGCCAATTTAGGCTCGAGTGTCGGTATCAGCAAATGTAATGATGCTGATGAACTGGAAAAAGCGGTAGCGGAAGCTTTTCAATTCGATCGGAAGATCATCATTGAAGAAGGGGTCGTTGCTCGTGAACTAGAGTTTGGTATTCTCGGTAATGATGAACCGTCTTGTTCAGTGGCAGGCGAAATCATCCCTAAGAAGGATTTTACCTTCTATGATTATTCAGCAAAATATGTAGACGGTAATTCAGCAATGGTCATTCCAGCGGAGATATCGGAAAGCGAGTATGCAACTTTATCCGAAATGGCCATTACTGCCTTTAAGTCATTGGATTGCTCTGGATTGGTTCGCGCTGATTTCTTCTTAACTCATGAGGGGCAAATCTATATTAATGAAGTGAATACAATGCCTGGGTTTACTCCTTTCAGCATGTTTCCGTTATTGTGGAAGCACACAGGTGTCGACTATCCAGCGCTAATTGAAAAACTCGTGAAACTTGCCTTGGAACGTCATCAGGAAAAACAACAAATCAAATATACAGTTTGA
- the murF gene encoding UDP-N-acetylmuramoyl-tripeptide--D-alanyl-D-alanine ligase has protein sequence MIKRTVKQVHEMAEGLNDISPFQSKGINGVTIDSRTVKEGCLFIPLKGGQVDGHQYVKQALAQGAAASFWQRDVPNPPNDLPIIIVENTEKALQQLARSYRQQLNIKVIGITGSNGKTTTKDMTAALLATTYKVHKTIGNFNNHLGLPLTVLSMEEDTEAAVLEMGMSSRGEIEFLSKMTKPDVAIITNIGESHLLDLGSREEIANAKLEIVEGLAKDGTLIYHGDEPLLRNRIKDFPDLNVISFGRTEQNDLYPQTISQGADSTEFTIASGEKEINYEIPVLGNHNVLNALAAILVAKEFNVDDSSIRKGLSTIQLTNMRMELVEGAKGQKIINDAYNASPTSVKAAVELVEGLSGFEKKILVLGDMLELGPQEKDFHLKIGELISNERIDKIFTFGPLAEFIAKGASKSFSSEQVRPFQDKQELIEELKSSTQGNDIILVKASRGMKLEEVVQALQK, from the coding sequence ATGATAAAGAGAACGGTAAAACAAGTACATGAAATGGCAGAGGGATTAAATGATATCAGTCCATTCCAGTCCAAAGGAATTAATGGGGTTACCATCGATTCAAGAACGGTTAAGGAAGGATGTTTGTTCATTCCGCTTAAGGGTGGGCAGGTTGACGGCCATCAGTATGTCAAGCAAGCTTTAGCGCAAGGAGCTGCTGCTTCTTTTTGGCAAAGGGATGTTCCGAATCCTCCTAATGATTTACCGATAATCATTGTCGAAAATACCGAGAAAGCGCTTCAGCAATTGGCGCGTTCTTACCGTCAGCAGTTGAATATAAAAGTCATTGGGATAACAGGAAGCAACGGTAAGACGACAACGAAAGATATGACGGCTGCGTTGCTGGCCACTACCTATAAAGTCCATAAGACCATTGGAAACTTCAATAATCATTTAGGGTTACCACTAACGGTGCTTTCTATGGAAGAGGATACTGAAGCGGCTGTTTTGGAAATGGGAATGAGCAGCCGCGGTGAAATTGAGTTCTTATCAAAAATGACAAAGCCTGATGTAGCGATCATTACCAATATCGGTGAATCACACTTATTGGATTTAGGATCACGCGAGGAAATCGCGAATGCAAAGTTGGAAATTGTCGAAGGTTTGGCGAAAGATGGGACGCTGATATATCATGGTGATGAACCATTGCTTCGCAATCGTATAAAGGATTTCCCTGATTTAAACGTAATATCTTTTGGACGTACGGAACAAAATGATTTATATCCACAGACCATAAGCCAAGGGGCAGACAGTACCGAGTTTACAATCGCAAGTGGTGAAAAGGAGATCAATTATGAGATACCCGTATTAGGCAATCATAATGTTCTTAATGCATTGGCTGCCATCTTGGTTGCTAAAGAATTCAATGTGGATGATTCATCGATCCGTAAAGGTCTGTCAACCATTCAGTTAACTAATATGAGGATGGAATTGGTCGAAGGCGCAAAAGGGCAGAAAATCATCAATGATGCGTATAATGCCAGTCCAACTTCAGTTAAGGCAGCAGTGGAGTTGGTTGAGGGATTATCTGGATTCGAGAAAAAGATCCTTGTATTGGGAGACATGTTGGAGTTAGGGCCACAGGAAAAAGACTTTCATTTGAAAATTGGTGAATTGATTTCCAATGAGCGGATTGATAAGATCTTCACGTTTGGTCCTTTAGCCGAGTTTATTGCCAAGGGAGCGAGTAAGTCTTTTTCATCGGAGCAGGTTCGTCCTTTTCAAGATAAGCAGGAGCTTATAGAGGAACTTAAGTCTTCTACACAGGGAAATGACATCATTCTCGTTAAAGCATCCAGGGGCATGAAGTTGGAGGAAGTCGTTCAAGCCCTGCAAAAATAA
- a CDS encoding cation:dicarboxylase symporter family transporter: MKKFKLSLASQIFIGLILGIIVGAIFYGSEAAQNFLQPFGDIFLRMIKMIVVPIIVSSLIVAVAGVGDLKSVGKLGAKSISYFVVVTMIAIAVGLISANIIQPGVGVNMDKLEQTDISTYVDTAETKQHESFVDTIVNIVPSNPVKAMVEGDMLAIIFFSVLFGLSIAAIGEKGKPVFRFFQGVAEGMFYLTNMVMKFAPIGVFALIGVTISKFGLESLIPLGKLALSVYGTMIFFVIVILGLIAKFVGFNIFTLIKLLKEELILAFSTASSEAVLPKIMEKMEKAGCPKHIATFVIPTGYSFNLDGSTLYQALAAIFIAQMYGIDLSAYEQITLMLVLMITSKGIAGVPGVSFVVLLATLGTVGIPIEGLAFIAGIDRILDMGRTVVNVIGNSLAAIVISKWEGQFNPPSKKELEQVS; the protein is encoded by the coding sequence ATGAAGAAATTCAAATTAAGTTTAGCTAGCCAAATTTTCATTGGTTTAATTTTAGGGATTATCGTTGGTGCCATTTTTTATGGTAGTGAGGCGGCCCAAAACTTTTTACAGCCATTCGGAGACATTTTCCTACGAATGATTAAAATGATTGTAGTACCAATCATTGTGTCAAGTCTTATCGTTGCAGTTGCAGGTGTAGGCGATTTAAAATCAGTAGGTAAACTTGGAGCTAAATCAATATCATACTTTGTTGTAGTAACTATGATAGCGATTGCTGTTGGTTTAATTTCAGCGAATATCATCCAGCCTGGTGTTGGTGTAAATATGGACAAGCTAGAACAAACTGATATTTCTACCTATGTTGATACAGCAGAAACTAAGCAACATGAATCGTTCGTAGATACAATCGTAAACATTGTGCCATCCAATCCAGTTAAAGCCATGGTAGAAGGCGATATGCTAGCGATCATTTTCTTCTCCGTGTTGTTTGGACTTAGTATTGCGGCCATCGGTGAAAAGGGTAAACCAGTATTCCGTTTCTTCCAAGGTGTAGCTGAAGGAATGTTCTACCTAACTAACATGGTCATGAAATTCGCTCCTATCGGTGTATTTGCACTAATCGGTGTGACGATCTCCAAGTTCGGTTTGGAATCTTTAATTCCGCTAGGAAAGTTAGCGCTTTCTGTATACGGAACAATGATTTTCTTTGTAATAGTCATTCTTGGTCTTATTGCGAAATTTGTCGGATTCAATATCTTTACTTTGATTAAACTTCTAAAAGAAGAATTGATTCTTGCTTTCTCTACTGCAAGTTCAGAAGCGGTTCTTCCGAAAATCATGGAAAAAATGGAGAAAGCGGGATGTCCGAAACATATTGCTACATTTGTTATTCCGACTGGATACTCCTTTAACCTTGATGGTTCTACATTATACCAAGCATTAGCAGCTATCTTCATCGCTCAAATGTACGGAATCGATTTAAGCGCGTATGAACAAATTACGCTAATGCTAGTGTTAATGATCACGTCCAAAGGGATTGCCGGTGTACCGGGTGTATCTTTCGTAGTTCTTTTAGCGACATTGGGAACTGTCGGTATTCCTATTGAAGGTCTAGCATTTATTGCCGGTATCGACCGTATTCTTGATATGGGACGTACAGTAGTAAACGTTATCGGTAATTCACTTGCAGCTATCGTCATCTCTAAATGGGAAGGTCAATTCAACCCTCCTTCCAAAAAAGAATTAGAGCAAGTTTCTTAA
- a CDS encoding efflux RND transporter permease subunit has protein sequence MNSIIKFSLKNKLAIWLLTIIIVAAGLYSGLNMKQETIPSISTPLISISTVYPGAAPEEVADKLTDQIEQKVTNLPGVELVSSSSMANASSVQLQYDYDTDMDDAVKQVKEALEKLELPEGVDDPSVSKLELNAFPVVALSVTDKGSDLPALTKNVEEVLVPKLEGIDGVTSVSISGQQVNEGSLVFDEEKMAQYGLDEDTVKKVIQAANVNMPLGIYNFDDKEKTIVVDGNISTLKDLKNIKIPLTGGSQTGTPAQTGPETNQLSPEMATGPAQLQNVKLSDIADVKITGKAESISRTNGSESIGIQVTRSPDADTVAIVDDVKEEVSNFKEEFKGVSVHTTLDQAQPIKDSVETMISKALFGCLFAVIVIMLFLRNFKTTLISVISIPLSLLAALLVLKQMDISLNVMTLGAMTVAIGRVVDDSIVVIENIYRRMALKGEQLKGGELIRSATKEMFIPILSSTIVTVAVYLPLASVTGPVGELFMPFALTMVFALVASLIIAITLVPAMADSLFKKGLSKKELKSHEEKPSKLSSFYRRALDWSLNHKLITFGTAIVLLIGSLFLIPSIGVSFMPADEEKTIIVTYTPAPGELKEDIVKQTEKVEKYFMDKDDVETVQYTLGESMMGGMMGGSSNSALFYVLYDKDTENFGDKKETVIKDLTELDSPGTWKQQEFTSTSSNETTLFVYGNTQKDIEPVIDDIQNIMKKNKDLKDVDTSLSDAYEQYTLVADQEKLSDLGLTAAQIGMSIANTNKDDAITTIKKDGEEVKVYVETEETTFEDKKDLENTKISSPMGMEIPLKELVKIEEGKASDTISRRDGKIYADVSATIKTDDVAAVTAEVQKEVDKLDLPASVSIDYGGVTEDIQESFTQLGIAMLAAVAIVYFVLVVTFHGGLAPIAILFSLPFTVIGALAGLFVAGETISVSAMMGVLMLIGIVVTNAIVLVDRVIKNEESGLSTREALLEAGSTRLRPILMTALATIGALIPLAIGAEGSGLISQGLGITVIGGLVSSTLLTLVIVPVVYEVIMKIGKKKKKTVK, from the coding sequence TTGAATTCAATAATTAAATTTTCATTAAAGAATAAATTGGCAATCTGGTTGCTTACGATCATCATTGTTGCAGCTGGTTTATACTCCGGTTTAAACATGAAACAAGAAACCATTCCTAGCATCTCGACTCCTTTAATAAGCATCTCCACTGTATATCCTGGAGCTGCACCTGAAGAAGTAGCAGATAAGCTCACAGACCAGATTGAGCAGAAAGTAACAAATTTGCCAGGAGTCGAATTAGTCAGTTCATCTTCCATGGCTAATGCCTCTTCCGTCCAATTACAATATGATTATGATACGGATATGGACGACGCTGTAAAACAAGTGAAAGAAGCTTTAGAGAAATTAGAACTTCCTGAGGGAGTGGATGACCCAAGCGTATCAAAATTAGAATTAAACGCTTTTCCTGTCGTCGCACTCAGTGTAACAGATAAGGGTTCTGATTTACCAGCTCTTACAAAAAACGTTGAAGAGGTGTTAGTGCCTAAACTTGAAGGAATTGACGGCGTGACATCCGTATCAATTTCCGGACAACAAGTAAATGAAGGCAGCCTAGTATTCGACGAGGAAAAAATGGCTCAATACGGGCTCGATGAAGATACCGTAAAGAAGGTTATCCAGGCCGCAAATGTCAACATGCCTCTTGGGATATATAACTTTGATGATAAAGAAAAAACGATCGTTGTGGATGGAAACATCTCCACATTAAAAGACCTGAAAAATATAAAGATACCTTTAACCGGCGGCTCTCAAACAGGTACGCCAGCACAAACCGGACCGGAAACCAATCAATTATCTCCTGAAATGGCAACTGGTCCTGCCCAACTGCAAAACGTCAAATTATCAGACATTGCCGATGTTAAAATCACCGGTAAGGCTGAATCGATTTCAAGAACAAACGGTAGCGAATCGATTGGGATTCAGGTTACAAGATCGCCTGATGCCGATACAGTTGCAATCGTAGACGACGTAAAAGAAGAAGTTTCGAACTTCAAAGAAGAATTTAAAGGCGTAAGTGTACACACTACGCTTGATCAAGCCCAACCGATTAAAGATTCTGTTGAAACTATGATCAGCAAGGCACTCTTCGGCTGTCTGTTTGCCGTCATTGTTATCATGCTGTTCCTTAGGAACTTTAAAACGACTCTCATTTCCGTCATTTCGATTCCATTATCCCTGTTAGCAGCCCTTTTGGTGCTTAAACAAATGGATATTTCATTGAATGTCATGACACTGGGGGCCATGACCGTTGCCATTGGCCGAGTCGTCGATGACTCCATTGTCGTCATTGAAAATATTTATAGAAGAATGGCTTTAAAAGGCGAACAATTAAAAGGCGGCGAATTAATACGGTCGGCCACTAAGGAAATGTTCATCCCTATCCTTTCATCGACAATCGTTACTGTAGCCGTATACCTGCCTTTAGCAAGCGTTACAGGACCTGTTGGGGAACTATTCATGCCATTCGCCTTAACAATGGTGTTTGCATTAGTCGCTTCATTAATAATTGCCATCACACTTGTTCCGGCAATGGCAGACTCTTTATTTAAAAAGGGACTATCTAAAAAAGAATTAAAATCACATGAAGAAAAACCAAGCAAACTATCTTCATTCTACCGAAGAGCATTGGATTGGTCGTTAAACCATAAATTGATCACTTTCGGTACAGCCATTGTATTATTGATCGGCAGCTTATTCCTAATCCCAAGCATCGGTGTCAGCTTCATGCCTGCAGATGAAGAAAAAACGATCATCGTCACTTACACTCCCGCACCTGGAGAGTTAAAAGAGGATATTGTAAAACAAACAGAAAAAGTAGAAAAATACTTCATGGATAAAGACGATGTGGAGACCGTTCAATACACACTTGGTGAAAGCATGATGGGCGGCATGATGGGCGGCTCGAGTAACTCGGCTCTCTTCTATGTACTCTATGATAAAGACACCGAAAATTTCGGGGACAAAAAAGAAACCGTCATAAAGGATTTAACTGAACTTGATTCACCTGGAACTTGGAAACAACAAGAATTCACGTCAACATCAAGCAACGAAACCACTCTATTTGTTTACGGAAATACACAAAAAGACATTGAACCGGTAATTGATGATATTCAAAATATCATGAAGAAAAATAAAGATTTAAAAGATGTTGATACAAGTCTTTCCGATGCTTATGAGCAATATACGCTAGTTGCAGACCAGGAAAAGCTAAGCGACCTTGGACTGACAGCTGCACAAATTGGTATGTCCATTGCCAATACGAATAAAGATGATGCTATAACTACGATTAAGAAAGATGGAGAAGAAGTCAAAGTATATGTCGAGACAGAAGAAACGACTTTTGAAGACAAAAAAGATCTTGAGAATACGAAAATTTCTTCTCCAATGGGGATGGAAATCCCATTGAAAGAGCTTGTGAAAATCGAAGAAGGCAAAGCTTCCGATACAATCAGCCGCCGAGATGGAAAAATCTATGCCGACGTGTCTGCAACAATCAAAACGGATGATGTGGCAGCAGTAACAGCTGAGGTACAAAAGGAAGTTGATAAATTAGACCTTCCCGCAAGCGTCTCTATAGACTATGGCGGAGTGACGGAAGATATCCAAGAATCATTCACTCAACTTGGTATCGCTATGTTAGCGGCCGTTGCTATCGTATACTTTGTCCTAGTCGTTACTTTCCATGGTGGTTTAGCACCTATAGCCATTCTCTTCTCCTTACCATTTACGGTAATCGGGGCATTGGCAGGGCTATTCGTTGCAGGTGAGACCATCAGCGTTTCAGCAATGATGGGTGTCCTAATGCTTATTGGTATCGTTGTAACCAATGCCATCGTCTTAGTGGACCGTGTTATCAAGAATGAAGAATCCGGGCTATCTACCAGGGAAGCTTTACTCGAGGCAGGATCCACCCGCCTGCGTCCAATCCTGATGACTGCCCTTGCCACAATCGGCGCTTTAATACCTCTGGCAATCGGTGCGGAAGGCAGTGGATTAATATCACAAGGTTTGGGAATTACCGTTATCGGCGGACTTGTGAGTTCTACATTGCTAACACTTGTAATAGTGCCGGTAGTATATGAAGTTATAATGAAAATAGGTAAAAAGAAGAAAAAAACAGTTAAGTAA
- a CDS encoding tyrosine-type recombinase/integrase produces MDTSAKDEMIFSFAEWLRDQGKSANTIKTYTGVLSQFCDQTQKILMEIHSEDVQGYLDNLENCKKSPGTIEKHYIALNVFFKFLGKPQVMLSVERKVKEHKLEVPETLSVNEQQILLRDIEAEGNLRNIAIVYLLLHTGIRVSELCDLNGRDVIMETERNYILVRNAKGEIDRSVPLTLSAIQHVKNYLHSLKEKADPLFISSYNQRITPRSVQYILKKYNVHPHKLRHTFCQRLVDNGIDIQTISKLAGHKDLNVTKRYLKDESLDLANAIDQTFTKH; encoded by the coding sequence ATGGATACCTCTGCTAAAGATGAAATGATTTTTTCGTTTGCTGAATGGTTGAGAGACCAAGGCAAATCAGCTAATACGATCAAAACGTATACTGGTGTCCTTTCACAGTTTTGTGACCAGACACAAAAGATATTGATGGAGATTCATTCTGAAGATGTTCAGGGTTATCTTGATAATTTAGAAAATTGCAAGAAAAGCCCAGGGACAATCGAAAAACACTATATCGCCCTAAACGTCTTCTTTAAATTTTTAGGCAAACCGCAAGTAATGCTTTCTGTGGAACGTAAGGTTAAGGAGCACAAGCTTGAGGTACCTGAAACTTTAAGCGTCAATGAGCAGCAGATCCTGTTAAGGGATATAGAAGCAGAAGGAAATCTAAGGAACATTGCCATCGTCTACCTTTTGTTACATACTGGAATTCGTGTTTCTGAATTATGTGACTTAAATGGCCGTGACGTCATTATGGAAACAGAGCGAAATTATATACTTGTCAGGAACGCAAAAGGTGAAATCGATAGATCTGTTCCCCTTACACTATCGGCTATACAACATGTAAAAAATTATCTTCATTCTTTAAAAGAAAAAGCGGATCCGTTATTCATCTCAAGCTATAATCAAAGGATCACTCCGAGGTCAGTTCAATATATATTAAAAAAATACAATGTGCATCCACATAAACTGCGACATACCTTTTGCCAAAGGTTAGTTGATAATGGAATAGATATACAAACGATATCAAAGCTTGCCGGTCATAAAGATTTAAACGTAACGAAGCGTTATCTAAAAGACGAATCGCTGGATCTGGCAAATGCGATAGATCAAACTTTCACCAAACACTAA
- a CDS encoding TetR/AcrR family transcriptional regulator, translating into MKEKNKMIIDKSVELFAEKGYHATSVQEIAEKCGIAKGSFYNHFKSKEELLVSIFKFYYEALTDSLLDLELDASLSSKDKFMRQITVHIEHMTGNTNLIQMMMQEQMVHISKELDRFLHYIHEEGLIWFKRKIIELYPGLSADLLPDCTIILDSLFKGYIGILIRKQNAFDVELLPSFILNRMDSIIASLQNMEDPLLKQFPLPGCSMRDMSPKEEIHSIIVRMLEVETRKEEGMEPNKNTEALKAIQEEFSKVRPSPIILESLLLFLEKNEKRSPLSSKLILMMKDYLLNI; encoded by the coding sequence ATGAAAGAAAAAAATAAGATGATCATAGATAAGTCTGTAGAGCTTTTCGCGGAGAAAGGCTATCATGCCACTTCCGTTCAGGAAATAGCTGAAAAATGTGGGATAGCAAAGGGGTCTTTTTATAATCATTTTAAATCGAAGGAAGAATTACTGGTCTCCATTTTTAAATTTTATTATGAAGCGTTGACGGATTCATTGCTTGATCTTGAACTGGATGCTTCATTGTCCAGTAAAGACAAATTCATGAGGCAGATCACCGTTCACATTGAGCATATGACGGGAAACACCAACTTGATTCAAATGATGATGCAGGAACAAATGGTTCATATCAGCAAAGAACTAGATAGATTTTTACATTATATCCATGAAGAGGGCTTGATTTGGTTCAAGCGTAAAATCATTGAGTTATACCCGGGACTTTCTGCTGATCTTTTGCCGGATTGCACCATAATTTTGGATTCCCTTTTCAAAGGATATATCGGAATATTGATCAGGAAACAAAATGCTTTCGATGTGGAATTGTTACCTAGCTTCATATTGAACCGGATGGATTCAATCATCGCAAGCCTGCAGAACATGGAAGATCCATTATTGAAACAATTTCCCTTACCAGGATGCTCGATGCGGGATATGAGCCCAAAAGAGGAAATCCATTCGATCATCGTCAGGATGCTGGAAGTGGAAACACGTAAGGAAGAGGGAATGGAACCAAATAAGAATACGGAAGCTTTAAAGGCGATCCAGGAAGAGTTTTCAAAAGTTAGGCCAAGCCCCATCATCTTGGAAAGCCTTTTGTTGTTTTTGGAAAAAAATGAAAAAAGAAGTCCGTTGAGTTCAAAGCTTATCTTAATGATGAAGGATTATTTGTTGAATATATGA
- a CDS encoding efflux RND transporter periplasmic adaptor subunit, with protein sequence MSGKWKIAAVSIASIVLITVNIYLLEKKESKVERTVFVENWTKVKKDTITDTIQTNGVIKPVEEYDIYFDTKKNDFKKFLVKEGDAITAGTSLFEYTTTELDALKADLEAEKTAAEGEIAGIEEYIGKLRSYQGTLTSDSGKAAIDESVEKNLSIDLTTSSTDLIKSNIEQEMYKQELEKNSLNEKVKMLDAKLSSIEEQSNAIVTTSEGDGVVKNINKNLNNPIISIVSTNMAIEGYFTEEEMKKADVGMTIKASSSDSKKTLKGTIGRIHSYPAEEPSLKKDNRFPFQALIEPEGEETEPLLVGSKVYLTVITNEKAGVPSVPIEAVHYQKQPYIYKLTKKGYVDKHYITKGLKAEGKQEIIKGPSVGDVILLKPDVAVKNHSNFITPIQFEKVKVATYKKFTSREKVRYLLLGILEK encoded by the coding sequence ATGAGCGGAAAATGGAAAATAGCAGCGGTCTCGATCGCGTCGATAGTGTTAATAACCGTTAACATATACCTTCTTGAAAAAAAAGAAAGCAAAGTGGAACGAACTGTTTTCGTTGAAAACTGGACAAAGGTAAAAAAAGATACAATTACGGATACTATTCAAACAAATGGGGTAATTAAACCTGTAGAAGAGTATGATATCTATTTCGATACCAAGAAAAATGATTTTAAGAAATTCCTTGTAAAAGAAGGCGATGCGATTACGGCTGGCACCTCGTTGTTTGAGTATACGACGACCGAACTTGATGCGCTAAAAGCGGATTTAGAAGCGGAGAAAACGGCAGCTGAGGGAGAAATTGCAGGGATTGAAGAATACATAGGCAAGTTGAGGTCTTATCAAGGGACTCTGACCAGTGATTCTGGAAAAGCGGCCATTGATGAATCGGTGGAAAAAAACTTGAGTATTGATTTAACAACAAGCTCGACGGATCTTATTAAAAGTAACATTGAGCAAGAAATGTACAAGCAGGAACTGGAAAAAAACAGTTTGAATGAAAAAGTGAAAATGCTTGACGCTAAATTAAGTTCAATTGAGGAGCAGTCCAATGCGATCGTGACGACGAGCGAGGGTGATGGTGTAGTTAAAAATATTAATAAAAACCTGAATAATCCCATCATATCCATTGTTTCTACAAATATGGCAATTGAAGGGTATTTCACCGAAGAGGAAATGAAAAAGGCTGATGTGGGCATGACTATAAAAGCAAGTTCCTCTGATTCAAAAAAGACATTGAAAGGAACGATAGGCCGTATCCATTCCTATCCAGCTGAAGAGCCGTCGTTAAAAAAAGATAACAGATTTCCATTTCAGGCTTTAATAGAACCGGAAGGCGAAGAAACGGAACCTTTATTGGTGGGATCCAAAGTGTATCTTACAGTAATAACCAATGAGAAAGCCGGTGTACCCTCCGTTCCCATAGAGGCGGTACATTACCAAAAACAGCCTTATATTTACAAATTGACTAAAAAAGGATATGTGGATAAACATTACATTACAAAAGGGCTTAAAGCAGAAGGAAAGCAAGAAATCATAAAGGGACCGTCGGTAGGTGACGTCATCCTGTTGAAGCCGGATGTGGCAGTGAAGAACCATTCTAATTTTATTACTCCGATTCAATTTGAAAAAGTGAAAGTTGCAACTTATAAAAAATTCACCTCTAGGGAAAAAGTAAGATATCTGTTACTTGGCATTTTGGAAAAATAA